Proteins found in one Panicum hallii strain FIL2 chromosome 4, PHallii_v3.1, whole genome shotgun sequence genomic segment:
- the LOC112890577 gene encoding uncharacterized protein LOC112890577: MKTEIRAHPPPTHITSRESAVATVSRPVGRWRFSAVAPRRRPPPAAAADASPSSSPRKFGGDAPPPAGGTSAGVAPCEQARKALCVRSPFDGEEAAGRDPWLPSRVARWAVVGDVRKKHKKGQSQQPQPQQQPEPAPAVEQHPRVPAGCKGFWEQLEPYFRDFTSEDFEELVTKHQFRPSKIDPCFLIPLVGSGKDLGENSDPSHASVADESSDLHPNLGNHNEELESNKVQDMLESSDHIGASVELVTKDESNKENCDQDMQEVIVQQEEQPVEIVLDQGRKDNIVSPRCRENLGPSLSWLLGARGRFVLTSERPNKKRKLLGADAGLEQLVLLPSLDSDTDSICDVCCLGESDLVSNRMLRCRNCEISVHQKCYGVHVVPDRFWFCLWCSRNMEMPRRLTRSDTCRTLLMPCMLCPKEKGALKPVKRDPGPSTDGGNQEFVHLFCSLWRPEFHVEDMESMEPVTTIVDTQENQSKLVCSLCKVTHGACVRCSHGACRASFHPICARESKLQIEIWGKFGHDNVEMRAFCAKHSAVRGISSISELDSAQVELHDGKLVTRKEQQVRFTRSNKDKFVNDTITSSSYSLNKTHTAEVVTSPSIVGNAENQETRSADLVADQPTADGNLMSNSGDVSGVLRELVDQGKDSVGDLESELGLGSESLEAALEPEATAFSPGLKLKIITRLQNSMHVPSVQVNSITEGSLAPQGTLLRSESKNETIAELQSGQEEGISSIDHHCLENDNANKGDLVQSGLHSCSDPDVNKVYGRRLLNVDGYSCYVHPFIEKRVQDFWGNNLEQTILETDYHEGLCCSTHNEDLAKLGQLADTAAMGQVPEAKSSDILEHSPDDEIEGEIVYLQSRLLNGVVSMKQRYEDLILKVVQNISYELDSVNKRKWDHIIVNQFLRDLREAKKRGNSERRHKEALAILAATAPSIAPTSRNATVRKDAENKVTSARQENMARANAGSSRITQLSSLPQAKDLSFSNSKVSEDSNFGIFDLAKFSKKSALPCDICMRCDTILNRIFVCSSCKAAVHLDCYQSLKYPTGPWKCELCQEMPSDSVISRNQSDCNGVKACLVQCGLCHGTSGAFRRTVKGQWVHAFCAEWLLETTFRRGQHNAVDGMEKLHKDKDACSICHRYVGACLKCSTADCQITFHPPCARDAGFYMNTKRIGNMLQHKAYCGRHSIEQRKAYRQQYGPEDVKSMKQMRVELELLRFLCERIVKREKVKKDLVVCEHDILAARRMTSVSSTWTSCYASGPGASSESATTSVNNKSYSGMMQKSDDVTVRSDDVTVDSTVTKKHTVRFSLHNRDTDRNTADSSTSTISYKRKLDDGESLAFKRLPETPATALESEDVEKKPTDKKRRESYQKELVLSSDQALLKKKSPPERYVYTRRSSLSKRKQCSQHVAEGPGG, encoded by the exons ATGAAGACGGAGATCCGGGCCCACCCGCCACCCACCCACATCACGTCACGTGAAAGCGCGGTGGCAACCGTCTCCCGTCCAGTCGGG cGCTGGAGGTTTTCCGCCGTGGCGCCTCGCCGGAGacctccgcccgccgcggccgccgacgcGTCGCCCTCGTCCTCCCCACGGAAGTTCGGCGGagatgcgccgccgcccgccgggggCACGTCGGCCGGCGTCGCCCCCTGCGAGCAGGCCAGGAAGGCGCTGTGCGTGCGGTCGCCGTTCGacggggaggaggcggcgggccgggACCCCTGGCTGCCATCCCGGGTCGCCAGATGGGCGGTGGTGGGCGACGTGCGGAAAAAGCATAAGAAGGGTCAGTCccagcagccgcagccgcagcagcagccagAGCCGGCACCTGCCGTGGAGCAGCACCCGAGAGTGCCTGCTGGGTGCAAGGGCTTTTGGGAGCAGTTGGAGCCGTACTTCCGCGACTTCACATCGGAGGATTTCGAGGAATTAGTGACGAAGCATCAATTCCGTCCTAGCAAGATTGATCCATGTTTCCTCATACCTCTTGTGGGCAGTGGCAAGGACTTAGGGGAGAATTCGGATCCATCTCATGCTTCTGTGGCAGATGAGAGCTCGGATTTGCACCCGAATTTGGGCAACCATAATGAGGAGTTGGAGAGTAACAAAGTGCAGGATATGCTGGAGAGCTCGGATCATATAGGAGCCAGTGTAGAGCTCGTTACTAAAGATGAGAGCAACAAAGAGAATTGTGATCAGGACATGCAGGAAGTGATTGTGCAGCAAGAGGAGCAGCCGGTTGAAATTGTGCTGGATCAAGGCAGAAAAGATAACATTGTTTCACCAAGATGCAGAGAGAATTTGGGACCTTCTTTGAGTTGGCTCCTAGGAGCAAGGGGACGGTTTGTGCTCACATCAGAGCGGCCAAACAAGAAGAGGAAGCTCTTGGGTGCAGATGCTGGACTAGAGCAGCTTGTGCTGCTGCCATCCTTGGATAGTGATACTGACTCCATTTGTGACGTTTGTTGTTTGGGAGAAAGTGATTTGGTGTCGAACAGGATGCTTCGTTGCAGGAACTGTGAGATATCTGTGCACCAGAAGTGTTATGGTGTGCATGTTGTGCCAGATCGCTTCTGGTTTTGTCTTTGGTGTAGCCGGAATATGGAGATGCCACGAAGGTTGACACGGAGTGATACGTGCAGGACTTTGTTAATGCCCTGTATGCTCTGTCCGAAGGAGAAAGGTGCTTTGAAACCTGTAAAAAGGGACCCTGGTCCATCCACAGATGGAGGAAACCAAGAATTTGTACATTTATTTTGTAGTCTTTGGAGACCGGAGTTTCATGTAGAGGACATGGAATCAATGGAACCTGTCACCACTATAGTAGATACCCAAGAGAACCAATCAAAATTGGTGTGCAGCCTTTGCAAGGTCACGCATGGTGCATGTGTCCGCTGTAGCCATG GAGCATGCAGGGCTTCTTTTCATCCTATATGTGCAAGAGAATCCAAGCTTCAGATTGAGATATGGGGGAAGTTTGGCCATGATAAT GTTGAGATGCGAGCATTTTGTGCAAAGCATTCTGCTGTCAGAGGTATCAGCTCCATCTCTGAACTGGACTCCGCACAAGTTGAACTGCATGACGGTAAACTTGTAACTAGGAAGGAGCAGCAAGTGAGATTTACACGCAGTAACAAGGACAAATTTGTGAACGACACAATTACGAGTAGTTCTTACAGCCTCAACAAAACACATACAGCAGAAGTGGTTACCTCTCCATCCATTGTTGGAAACGCAGAAAATCAAGAAACTCGAAGTGCAGATCTTGTTGCTGATCAACCCACTGCAGATGGGAATCTTATGAGCAATTCTGGGGATGTTTCTGGAGTCCTTAGAGAG CTAGTTGACCAAGGAAAGGATAGTGTTGGTGACTTAGAATCAGAACTGGGTCTTGGCTCAGAATCCCTAGAAGCTGCTCTTGAG CCTGAAGCAACTGCCTTCTCCCCTGGTCTGAAGTTGAAAATCATCACACGGCTGCAAAACTCTATGCATGTGCCTTCTGTTCAAGTGAATTCTATTACAGAGGGTTCTTTGGCACCACAAG GTACATTGCTTAGGAGTGAAAGTAAGAATGAAACCATTGCTGAACTTCAATCAGGACAGGAGGAAGGCATCTCATCGATTGATCATCATTGTCTCGAAAATGACAATGCCAATAAGGGTGATTTAGTTCAAAGTGGCTTGCACAGCTGTTCTGATCCTGATGTAAATAAGGTTTATGGTCGGCGTTTGCTCAA CGTTGATGGTTACAGCTGCTATGTTCATCCGTTCATTGAGAAAAGGGTGCAAGATTTCTGGGGTAATAACTTGGAgcaaactatactagaaactgATTATCATG AAGGGTTATGTTGCTCTACTCATAATGAGGACCTCGCGAAACTTGGGCAATTAGCAGATACGGCTGCCATGGGTCAAGTCCCTGAAGCAAAATCATCAGATATTCTGGAGCATTCACCTGATGATGAAATAGAAGGGGAAATTGTTTATTTACAATCCAGGCTACTCAATGGTGTTGTTTCCATGAAACAGAGATATG AAGATTTGATACTCAAGGTTGTCCAGAATATTTCTTACGAGTTGGATTCTGTCAATAAAAGGAAATGGGATCATATAATTGTGAACCAGTTCCTTCGTGATCTGAGGGAAGCTAAGAAACGCGGGAACTCAGAGAGGAGACACAAGGAAGCTCTAGCTATCCTAGCTGCAACTGCACCTTCTATTGCACCAACCTCAAGAAATGCAACGGTGAGGAAAGATGCAGAAAACAAGGTTACATCTGCTAGACAAGAG AACATGGCAAGAGCCAATGCTGGATCCTCAAGAATTACCCAACTATCTTCATTGCCACAAGCAAAGGATTTATCATTTTCTAATAGCAAAGTCTCAGAAGATAGCAACTTTGGCATTTTTGATCTGGCAAAATTCTCCAAGAAAAGTGCTCTTCCTTGTGATATATGCATGCGTTGTGATACTATATTGAACCGTATTTTCGTCTGCTCCAGCTGCAAG GCTGCTGTCCACTTAGATTGCTACCAGAGTCTGAAGTATCCCACAGGCCCCTGGAAGTGCGAACTCTGCCAAGAAATGCCCTCAGATTCTGTTATCTCTCGTAATCAATCAGATTGTAATGGTGTAAAAGCATGTTTGGTGCAATGTGGTTTGTGCCATGGAACATCTGGTGCCTTCAGAAGGACTGTGAAGGGGCAATGGGTCCATGCATTCTGTGCCGAG TGGCTGTTGGAGACCACATTCAGAAGAGGGCAACATAATGCAGTCGATGGAATG GAGAAGCTTCACAAGGATAAAGATGCATGCTCTATATGTCACCGCTACGTTGGTGCATGCTTGAAG TGCAGTACAGCAGACTGTCAAATTACTTTCCATCCTCCATGTGCTAGAGATGCTGGTTTTTACATGAATACAAAGAGAATCGGTAATATGTTACAACATAAAGCATACTGTGGCAGACACAGTATCGAGCAGAGAAAG GCTTATCGTCAACAATATGGACCTGAGGATGTCAAGAGCATGAAACAAATGAGG GTTGAATTGGAATTATTACGCTTCCTTTGTGAGAGGATTGTGAAGAGAGAAAAAGTGAAG AAGGATTTGGTTGTATGTGAACATGACATACTCGCTGCAAGAAGGATGACTTCTGTGTCGTCTACGTGGACTTCTTGTTATGCATCTGGACCTGGAGCAAGTTCAGAATCTGCCACTACATCTGTTAATAACAAATCATATAGTGGAATGATGCAAAAATCCGATGATGTCACAGTGAGATCAGATGATGTCACAGTGGACAGTACTGTTACCAAAAAACATACTGTCAGGTTTTCTCTGCATAACAGGGACACCGATAGGAATACGGCGGACAGTTCGACGTCAACAATATCATATAAGAGGAAGTTGGATGATGGGGAATCACTTGCATTCAAGAGGCTTCCTGAAACACCTGCTACTGCCTTAGAGTCAGAGGATGTAGAAAAGAAACCAACAGATAAAAAG CGTAGAGAGTCATATCAAAAGGAGCTTGTTTTGAGTTCTGACCAAGCTTTATTGAAGAAGAAGAGCCCTCCAGAGAGATATGTTTATACTCGCCGGAGCTCCCTGTCCAAAAGGAAGCAATGCAGTCAGCATGTAGCAGAAGGGCCTGGTGGATAG
- the LOC112889426 gene encoding uncharacterized protein LOC112889426, with protein MDLKDSLSKFKQQQERCQSSLASIAASASKPKHRAQPVNAPSAPARPSQPIKFSNDTERLQHINSIRKSPVGAQIKLVIELLYKTRQAFTAEQINEATYVDIHGNKAVFDSLRNNPKVSYDGRRFSYKSKHDLKGKDQLLVLVRKFPEGLAVVEVKDAYPNVLEDLQALKAAGEVWLLSNMDSQEDIVYPNDPKAKIKVDDDLKQLFREIELPRDMVDIEKELQKNGIKPMTNTAKRRAAAQINGVKPKAKPKKKQREITKRTKLTNAHLPELFQNLNT; from the exons ATGGACCTCAAGGATAGCCTCTCCAAATTTAAGCAACAGCAGGAGAGATGCCAGTCATCTTTGGCGAGCATAGCCGCTTCAGCCTCAAAACCAAAGCACAGGGCCCAACCCGTAAATGCTCCATCCGCTCCAGCAAGACCATCACAACCtattaaattttcaaatgaTACAGAAAGGCTGCAGCACATTAATTCGATCAGGAAATCTCCTGTTGGAGCACAGATCAAACTTGTCATCGAACTGCTTTACAAG ACAAGACAAGCTTTTACTGCAGAGCAGATAAATGAAGCAACTTATGTTGATATCCATGGTAATAAAGCTGTCTTTGACAGCTTGAGGAACAACCCCAAAGTAAGCTATGATGGGAGACGTTTCTCTTACAAG TCCAAGCATGATCTGAAGGGAAAAGATCAACTACTTGTTTTGGTAAGAAAGTTCCCAGAAGGTCTTGCTGTCGTGGAAGTCAAGGATGCATACCCAAATGTATTGGAAGATCTGCAG GCTCTGAAGGCTGCAGGTGAAGTTTGGCTTTTGTCAAACATGGACTCCCAGGAGGACATTGTGTACCCTAATGATCCAAAAGCGAAGATCAAGGTTGATGATGATCTGAAGCAGCTCTTCCGGGAAATTGAGTTACCGCGTGACATGGTCGACATTGAAAAGGAGCTCCAAAAGAACGGCATCAAGCCCATGACCAACACCGCCAAACGACGAGCAGCTGCCCAGATCAATGGGGTGAAACCCAAGGCTAAACCCAAGAAGAAGCAGCGTGAGATCACGAAACGGACCAAGCTTACGAATGCCCATCTGCCTGAGCTGTTCCAGAATCTCAACACTTAA
- the LOC112890139 gene encoding aspartic proteinase nepenthesin-1-like, with product MKRLAALLVLIALPCPARAAPGAGVVAALLTHADAGRGLARPELVRRMAHRTRARRRLLSETERPVRARVRAGLGGGGGIVTNEYLVRLSVGTPPRPVALTLDTGSDLVWTQCAPCRDCFGQGLPLLDPAASSTYAALPCGAPWCRALQFTSCGGRGWGNRTCVYAYHYGDKSLTVGQLATDRFTFGDGGGSNAGSLSSRRLTFGCGHFNKGVFQSNETGIAGFGRGRWSLPSQLNVTSFSYCFTSMFESKSSLVTLGGAPAALYSHAHVGEVRSTPLLRNPSQPSLYFLSLMAISVGSTRIPVPAPRRGSTIIDSGASITTLPEDLYEAVRAAFAAQVGLPPGGVEGSALDLCFALPVTAFWRRPAVPALTLHLEGADWELPRANYVLEDLGARVMCVVLDAAPGEQAVIGNFQQQNTHVVYDLENDRLSFAPARCDRLVASL from the coding sequence ATGAAGCGGCTCGCGGCGCTGCTGGTCCTGATCGCGCTGCCGtgccccgcgcgcgccgcccccggcgccggcgtGGTGGCGGCGCTGCTCACGCACGCCGacgccggccgcggcctcgcGCGGCCCGAGCTCGTCCGGCGCATGGCGCACCGCACCCGGGCGCGCCGGCGGCTGCTGTCCGAGACCGAGCGCCCGGTGCGCGCGCGGGTGCGCGCcgggctcggcggcggcggcggcatcgtGACGAACGAGTACCTGGTGCGCCTGTCCGTGGGCACGCCGCCACGGCCCGTGGCGCTCACGCTCGACACGGGGAGCGACCTCGTGTGGACGCAGTGCGCGCCCTGCCGCGACTGCTTCGGCCAGGGCCTCCCGCTCCTGGACCCTGCGGCGTCGTCCACCTACGCCGCGCTCCCCTGCGGCGCGCCCTGGTGCCGCGCGCTCCAGTTCACGTCgtgcggcggccgcggctgggGCAACCGGACCTGCGTCTACGCCTACCACTACGGGGACAAGTCGCTCACCGTCGGCCAGCTCGCGACCGACCGCTTCACCttcggagacggcggcggcagcaatgccGGCAGCCTCTCCTCCCGGCGCTTGACCTTCGGGTGCGGCCACTTCAACAAGGGCGTGTTCCAGTCGAACGAGACCGGCATTGCGGGGTTCGGCCGGGGGAGGTGGTCGCTTCCGTCCCAGCTCAACGTCACAAGCTTCTCCTACTGTTTCACCTCCATGTTCGAGTCCAAGAGCAGCCTCGTCACGCTCGGCGGCGCGCCGGCCGCGCTCTACAGCCACGCGCACGTCGGCGAGGTCCGGAGCACCCCGCTCCTCAGGAACCCCTCGCAGCCGTCGCTCTACTTCCTCTCGCTGATGGCCATCTCGGTGGGCTCGACGCGCATCCCCGTGCCAGCGCCGCGTCGCGGCTCGACGATCATCGACTCCGGCGCGTCGATCACGACGCTCCCGGAGGACCTGTACGAGGCCGTGAGGGCGGCGTTCGCGGCGCAGGTCGGGCTCCCGCCCGGCGGCGTGGAGGGCTCCGCGCTGGACCTCTGCTTCGCGCTGCCCGTGACGGCGTtctggcgccgccccgccgtgccggcGCTGACGCTGCACCTGGAGGGCGCCGACTGGGAGCTGCCGCGCGCCAACTACGTGCTCGAGGACCTCGGCGCGCGCGTGATGTGCGTCGTGCTGGACGCGGCGCCCGGGGAGCAGGCCGTCATCGGCAACTTCCAGCAGCAGAACACGCACGTCGTGTACGACCTCGAGAACGACCGGCTGTCCTTCGCGCCGGCACGATGCGACAGGCTCGTAGCGTCGTTGTAG
- the LOC112890137 gene encoding lysM domain-containing GPI-anchored protein LYP6-like, with translation MPRPAPAVAAAAALLAILAAAAPRGATAKTTIEPCSGADACPALLGYTLYADMKVSEVAALFGADPAAVLAANALDFASPGAANRILPAGTPLRVPTRCACADGVRKSVAVRYAARPADTLGSVADVVFAGLPSADQIRTANGLAAEDPDAPLNPGQQLVIPLPCVCFNSTDNNLPAVYLSYVVRVGDTVQSIAGSHATTVTDVSNVNAMGSPIVAPGDILAIPLPACASAFPNSALDSGLLVANGTYALTAGNCVECSCGPANLNLYCTPAPASLTASCSSMQCPNSSLILGNVTAQATSGGCSVSSCNYGGYVNGTIATSLSSGLQPTCPGPHQFPPLTALPTPANHVSYSPAAAPGPGEAGGAMPGGSNVSPAKGPGGSPSQAPAMNQPCRILLLSILCMVSSLWM, from the exons ATGCCGAGGCCGGCGCCCGCggttgcggcggcggctgcgctgCTGGCGAtcctcgcggcggcggcgccccgcGGCGCGACAGCGAAGACGACGATCGAGCCGTGCTCGGGCGCGGACGCATGCCCGGCGCTGCTGGGGTACACGCTCTACGCGGACATGAAGGTCTCCGAGGTGGCCGCGCTCTTCGGCGCCGacccggcggcggtgctggccGCCAACGCGCTCGACTTCGCCTCCCCGGGCGCCGCCAACCGCATCCTCCCCGCGGGGACGCCCCTCCGCGTGCCCACCCGCTGCGCCTGCGCCGACGGCGTCCGCAAGTCCGTCGCCGTCCGCTACGCCGCGCGCCCCGCGGACACGCTCGGCTCCGTCGCCGACGTCGTCTTCGCCGGGCTCCCCTCCGCCGACCAGATCCGCACCGCCAACGGGCTCGCCGCGGAGGACCCCGACGCGCCGCTCAACCCCGGGCAGCAGCTCGTCATCCCACTCCCCTGCGTCTGCTTCAACTCCACCGACAACAACCTCCCCGCAGTGTACCTCTCCTATGTCGTGCGGGTCGGGGACACCGTGCAATCCATCGCCGGCAGCCATGCCACCACCGTCACGGATGTCAGCAATGTGAACGCAATGGGGAGCCCCATTGTCGCGCCCGGTGACATCCTCGCCATTCCATTGCCAG CTTGCGCATCAGCATTTCCTAACTCTGCTTTGGACTCTGGATTGCTTGTGGCAAATGGGACCTATGCACTAACTGCTGGTAACTGCGTGGAGTGCAGTTGTGGGCCAGCGAATCTCAA TTTATACTGCACCCCAGCGCCAGCTTCATTAACAGCATCATGTTCAAGTATGCAATGCCCCAATAGCAGCCTAATCCTTGGTAATGTGACTGCACAAGCCACCAGTGGTGGTTGCAGTGTCTCATCTTGCAACTATGGTGGCTATGTCAATGGAACCATCGCAACATC GCTATCCTCTGGTCTTCAACCCACATGCCCAG GACCACATCAATTCCCCCCTCTCACAGCGCTGCCAACCCCAGCAAACCATGTTTCCTACTCTCCAGCAGCTGCACCAGGACCTGGAGAGGCAGGCGGTGCCATGCCTGGAGGATCCAACGTTTCTCCGGCAAAGGGGCCTGGCGGAAGTCCCTCACAAGCGCCCGCGATGAATCAGCCATGCCGTATCCTCCTCCTTTCCATTCTTTGTATGGTCTCGTCGTTGTGGATGTGA
- the LOC112890578 gene encoding putative pentatricopeptide repeat-containing protein At1g74580 gives MGDGFLQNSAPSSLAILPGTGLKWSFPPPPPRPPPLAAVITRYPRQLSACEPTASTLPAYRALIRDLASAAYARAGRLRAAVDTFERMDLFGCPPAAPAYSAIMDALVDAAYHDQAHKVYVRMLAAGVSPDTRTHTVRLKSFCLTGRPHVALRLLRALLELGCDAKPAAYCMVLRGLYANGHGQDASHLFDEMLGRDVFPDVATFNNVLHPLCQKGDTR, from the exons ATGGGTGACGGTTTTTTGCAAAATAGCGCTCCCTCCTCCCTTGCAATTTTGCCAGGGACCGGATTGAAATGGtccttcccgccgccgccgccgcgccctccgccGCTGGCAGCTGTTATCACCCGCTACCCTCGCCAGCTATCCGCATGCGAGCCCACAGCCTCCACACTACCCGCCTACCGCGCGCTCATCCGCGACCTCGCCTCCGCCG CCTacgcccgcgccggccgcctccgcgccgccgtcgacaCCTTCGAGCGCATGGACCTCTTCggctgcccgcccgccgcccccgcctatAGCGCTATCATGGATGCCCTGGTCGATGCCGCCTACCACGACCAGGCTCACAAGGTTTATGTCAGGATGCTTGCCGCCGGCGTTTCTCCCGACACCCGCACCCACACCGTCCGCCTCAAGTCCTTCTGCCTCACCGGCCGCCCGCACGTCGCGCTGCGCCTGCTGCGTGCCTTGCTGGAGCTTGGCTGTGATGCCAAACCGGCGGCCTACTGCATGGTCCTGCGGGGCCTCTACGCCAACGGCCATGGCCAGGATGCAAGTCAtctgttcgacgaaatgctcgGCAGGGATGTCTTCCCTGACGTTGCCACTTTCAACAATGTTCTGCACCCTCTTTGCCAGAAAGGGGATACCCGTTGA